ATGTCTTGAGTTGCAGTGTCAaaattattgatttattttaaaaccctCTCCGAATTTTTCTGGCTTGGCTAAAAAGGCAAGAGtaacaattattttttacaaaCCATTTTTCAGGAGAGTGATCCATGTTCAGCACACTGCTGCTTTTGGTAGATTTTACTTGAGATGAACATCAAATGAACACCCTCCAGTTTCAGGAGTGTGCTTTTAAAGAAGCATTTATGGGATGTTCTAGTTGCTGGAACACACAGCTCTTAAACTCACTCACTTCTTCCACAATCCTTACTGTCAAGGCAGCTTCTTTTCTACAACAAATTTTAAACAGATGTTATCACAGATACCTTTGTTTAGATTTCCTGGATTCTACCAAGCTAAAAGTCTCAGATTTCTAAAAGGTGGGCAAAACTGAAGTGCCTCAGATGCCAAGTGTCTTCGCTGACCTCATCATTAATTCTGGGAAGAATGTAGAATCTACTTCTTGGCTGGAAAGGTCCTGGGTGACATTCTGAGCACCCGGAGTGGTGGGGTGGTACTCACCAGGGAGGTCTCCACCTTCCTGTGTGTAGGAAAGCTAAATCAGCCCGGCTTATTGGGATTGCCTGGAATGCAGTGAGAAGACCCTTGGCCAGCCTTTGTGCTTGTGCTCTAAATGTCTGCAGAATGCGCTAAGCCTGATTTTCTGGTCATGCTGCACGTGTGCACTGCGTGTTACGTGCTCTGGAAGCAGTGAGAGTTTAGAACTGCCAGGGGAAGCAGTAAGCAGCCCCCTCAAAGAATTACAAGAGATGGAAGTAAGAAATAAACTCTTTGAGCATGAGGTGAATTATTTCAGAAGAGTTACTGCCTGGAGTTCCAGGTTAGCACAGAAAGAAGGTAATTGGGCCTGGTACATTAAGAATTTCAGGTTCAGTTTACTGCTCTTTAATATCAGCTTGGTAATCAATTGAAACTTATATATAAAAGAGCCCACAACTCACAGAAGAGAAGTTTTGTGGAAACTTTAGTTGACTTTTAAGCTCATACATATAAATGTGAAAATGCCCAACTGCACTTACCCTGAAAGGATCATCATCTTTCCAAACTGCATCTTCAGTTATAACACACAGCTTCTATACAAAGAGTCTCTTTTGAAGCTATAGTTCTATTTTGGTCAATCTTTTCAGATATACTTGAAATAAGCACCCGCTTTTCATGGTATTCTGTTACAACCCTAGAACCAATAACAGTATCCTTTTCCTCCGGTGCATCACTAATGATTTAAACAAACCCAATCAAACAATGCTGGGACACTTAAAATAATTGAAGAAAGGAGTCAAGTAACAGCTGAGGTTCACTATGCAAGAATTTATATTGCCTCTTATTATTTGAAGGTTCTCTGTGGCTCCTATCTGGTTACCTCTTCTGCAGTGACCATAGGGAGCCTATTTCATgcagtaattttcctttaatgCAACATAAGCATAACAAGATACTTTGCTCTACATGGTAGCAGTTTAAGTTCATCTGCTTTATTAATAACCAGATATTGAGAATGCTCTGGCTTTATATAAAGTTATACTATGATTTATAATTAAAGAATTCTGCTGGCCTGGTGAAGAACACTTAAACTGCACACTGAAATTGTCCAGGTGGAATAACATGAGAACAGTGGGATTTGGCTGCATCATTCTTAAAATTACTCTGATGGAATGCATTATTATTGTTTGATTTCCTATAGTGCCTCAAATGGCAAACAGGTTCAGGACCCTGTGATGCTGGCATTTGTCAATAGAAATTAGTGCTCTTGAAACTTTGCTGAACTGCGGTGCAAAAGTTATGGAATCAAAGCCTTTCCCAGTTCTGGCAGAGGAAGACATACTTCTTTGTCAACTCTTTCACCTGGTTCCTCAGCTTTCATCTCCCCCTCCTTTAGTGGGAAACAACATAAAATAGCAACAGGGTACTGAGGCACAGAATATACATATTCTTCATGGAAAACTGAAGTATACCCTGAATGACTATGAAACAATAGTTAAACCACACAAGTGACTTGCTTATGAGATTTTTCACATAAACATGCACACAATCACAAAGATAAGCTGAATACATGACATCcttgatgaaattaaaaatgcaggatTCTTTTAAAGGTTTGTGTTGGATGGCTGTGGACTCATCAGGACTCataaaaatgagaggaaaaatagGACTTGGATTCCCTCTTAGTTACCTAATGGTGGATTTTTGGATGGGTGAGGgtctgtggcagggcaggggcttgTTGGGCAGGGTCTCTGCTCTCTCCAGAATGTTGAATCCCATGGGTGCCACCGAACTTCCTTTGGAAAGGGATACATCCTCAGGGTATGGTTCAGGTACACAAGTTGTTGTGCTTTGTTGGTTTCATTTTGGAATGGTGATGGatgggtttattttaaaagagttgCCTACTTTCCTCTGTCTGTGTGGTAAAAAGTGGCTAAATAGCTTTTTAATCAACCGGTCAAAATCAGAACtagaaattttaagaaaaagatttaGGTCCAGGTCCTTACAGTTGATGAGTTTTCAAGAAACAGCATCCGCTTGCTTCCCAACCCCTTGTGTACCAGGCCTCTGAGAGAGCGGTCATTTCTTCTGCTCCAGGAAAAGTTTCCCAGCACCATGGCAAGGTGTACTGCATTGGAAAGATGCATTTTGTGTGACCAGTTCCAGATAGGTTGGTCTGTCTATTTGCGTATAAACTGCCACAGAGACTGCAGTGATGAACCACTGCCAAAGAGTcacaggctggtgctgtgggcCTTCCCCCTGATTCCTGCCCATCAATCCTCAGCCCATCAGCCCCATCACTAAGCTCTAGACAGTTGGAACCCCCTGACACAGATGGTGACCCCAGCAGCACTCCATCCTTGCCTGTCCCTGCTACAAGGTTACAGATACATAAAACAGAGGGTACTTATTGGAGGGAGCCATAGGGCAGGCAgtttgggaagtctgtaccTTCCGAGTACCTCAGGCAGTGTTGGAAGGAAGAGGGCGATGCAAATGGGAGTCAAGATAAAAAAGAAGTCGGCACCCTTGTCCTGGTTCCCAGCAATTGGAGACAGCCCATGGTAAATGTCCCATGGTCTCTCCCTTAATTTGCATGACATTTCAGGACTCCCCTTGGTCATTTCCAGACATACACCTCTTGTGTAGAGAAAGCTTTTCCTCACTGGGAGACACCCTAATCCTTCATGGACCATTGTCAAGCTCTTCCCTGGTCTCTCGCACATCAAGAAGCCCGTGCCTCGCTGCTGCTCAGATCTCCCAGGGCTCTCTCTCTGCCGGCCACactccagagctcccagctccagctggcagggccTCAGcgccctgtgccctgtgccccgACGGCCACACCAGGCCCTGCTTGCTGCCCTCatggtggccctgctggccccagggctctgcaggggctctgtgggggcACCTTCCTGCGGCCTTTCAGCCCCTGCCGGGCCCAGCCCAgacctgcccagggctgtgtccgagggcctgcagggacagcaccaggcCCAGCGGCTTCCACTGACCCAGGGCGGCCTTAGGCTGCCCATGGGCAACAAATTCTGggctctgaggctgctgagggCCTGGCCCAcgctgcccacagcagctgtggctgccccagccccggcagTGATCccaggggccaggctggacggggcttggagcaaccttTGTTCTAGTTCAAGGACACTGTACACAGGCCCAGACTCACAACCTGTGAGATTTACCAATATCATCAATCTCTCTGAGATCATTTAACTCTTGCACCATGCAGATTCTGGAATATTGTAGTTTATTGAATCAAGAGCAAAGCAGTTTCCAGTTGGCCACACATACATGCACTACCTCTAGAGCGTAATTATGTGTCTCCAACAGAGACTGATACAACCTACAGCTTTACTTGCACagtaaaaacatatatatatgttatatataaaTCTAGACATTATGTATAAGTATACCTATTTTATGATAATCTTTCCAGATATAAATACGCTAAGAGCACTACTATGTCACGACAGATAGTGACACTAAGTCCTACAttgaatgatttaaaaataatttcttatacAATTTTTATAACCTATTTTTATCATGATATAATATTTACAAGTTTCATATCTCTGATTTTACTTATATCACTATATTGGTTTGTtctattttactattttatctAGTCATTGATAAGCTTTACAGTACATCATATGTGTACTCTAGGTATATATATACATacgaaaaataaaaatctagttTCTTATGTAGACCTGATTTCAAGTCAGCTCCAACATGGGTGGGACAATGCTGACCTACTTATTTCCTATCCAATGATAAAGAGAAACTCCATCCATCAACTAATCCTGGGCATTGCCCAGAGATTCTGGACTCTCCCTCACCAGAGAGAGTCACGAACCATCAGAATGCAAGCTCTTGCAATGCACAGCAGGAAGACCCTGCTGAAGAAGCCCACGACCAGATGATCACCCTGCTGTTCCTTTCAAACATTCCCTCCTCTGGATTTGGAAATCGATATCTTTGCACCCAGTGAAGCTCTGCGAGGGAAAATGGACTCCAAGAAAGAGGTGGGGGCAGTCAAAATCCTGGTGGTGATGGGGCTGTCTCTCACAAGTCCTCTAGGAATGGCTCCTTCAGCTACATCAGCTGTGACTCCCCAAGTACACACTTCCTCTATAGGAAATTTGTGGTAGCAATTGCCACTGCTGGTGAGCAGCGCCTTCTCCATGTCCTGGACCCtcagctctgtgtcacctcctcgCCGGGCTGCAGATTCTccacacagagcccagagagcaaaaaaaggaataacagaATTTCCTCTTGCACGCTCCTTGGTCTTTGTAGCCAGATTGATCATGTCTggatgcagtgctggggagaatGTTGACATGactctgctcttgctgctgctgctgctgacacagtCCTGCTACGCTGCATTTGCCCTTCCCTCTCTAACCCACATTCTGGCCTCTTCCCCCATGGACTGGCAGGTTGTTCTCAGACTCCAGGTGTGAGCCCCACAAGCACCGCTCATTGCAGGAGAACCTCTTTCACTCTTCATTGTTAATGATCCGTTTGAGCCACCAGTACAGATCCGTGTACTGACTCATAGCCTGGGAGTAGGCAACGGGATCCCTCTCCAGGTCATGGAAGAGGTTGCACAAGCTGGCCGTTAGGATCTCTGCAGGCAAATTGATCACCTCAGGAAGCCTCCGGTTGCCCAAAATGAAGTGGTTGAGGCGTCTCGCTTGCACACATGCACGAAGGCCCTCGCTGATGTCCAGCAGTCGCCTCACAAAATGTCTCCTGCGCCACTTGGACACAGGAACAACGCTCAGGAGGTGCATGACAATGGTCTTGATGGTGTATGTGGAGAAGCCTAAGCCCAGCTGCAGACAGGTGAAGAACTGCAGGCATTTCAGGTGCAGGCTGTCATGTGGGGCCCGGAAGGCGATGTAGTGAAAGAATTTAACCTCTGCCACGGCGTAGCTCTCTGGCCAGATGGTGCTTGAGGTGTAGGCTTCTCTGGGCTCACTGCTTACAAATATGTCTGAGTCTCCCTGCCGCACCCCAAAGAGCATCTCAATGCGGATGCTTCCTCTGCCGTCGGTCACCTTGAATTGGCAGGAGCGCCTGGAGGGCAGCGGCACTAAATGCCAGTTGTGGGACTGGTGCAAAGCCGGCCAGACTGCTCTCACCAGCTGGTAGAACCATCGGCTAGTTTTGTGCACGTCGAGGTAGGAGTCGGTGCAGAGCGTGTCAAGGAGGCTGGGATCCTgattcctgctcagctcctcctcggggtggtgcaggaagcacagcatgTTCTTACCCTGCTGTGCACTGCCACAGGTGCACTCCTGCTGCACGCGCACCCGGAAATTCCGCACTTGCCtctgccctgcagtgtccagctccaggtggaagcTGTGCCCTCGGGGAGGAGTCATGGGTACCAGCACCTGGTACACAGCATCCTGTTCACGGGGACTCCAACCTTCAAATTCACTGCCCACCCCAATGGCTTCTTGCAGGACTGGGTAGAAGCTGTCGGACAAGACGCGCCGAAAGTAAATTGCAAAACTTTCCATGAGGTGACTTGTCGTGAGGCATCCTCTCGGCAGGTCCTGCACAGGCCACTGGATGCGCTCCATTACCATTCTTCCAATGTTATCGGCAAGATCATCCTCATCAGATTCATTTCCAGAATCACCATCTTCGTTTGCAGCAGCATTGTTGCCTTCCTGGGCATTGACATCATCATTCATGTCTTCCTCCCCATGCACAACATTGTCTTCATCTCCCTCTtctcctgcatttcccacacCGATGTCTTCATTTCCAGCACCTCCTTCGTTTTCACCCACATTTCTGACATCCTCTTCATTTCCACCGTTGTTTTCTTCTTgaggaacctctctcctcatGCTCCTTTTCCTCCACATATTCCACAGGACCAAGGGTACAAGCAGGAGCCCAGCAAtagcccagagctgccagggctgtaaggcagagcagagcaggtctTCCCAGCCCCAGACACCCTGCGTCAGGACCAGCTGCTCCAACTCCTGCTCCAGCCGCATCTTCACCTCTTCCTGGAGCTTGGCACGTGCTTCCATTTGTAGACGAGTAGCCTCATCAAAACCATCACCCACGGGCTGTGGGTACTGGAGAACACCTTGCAAGAGCAAGAACCACAGGACCCAGGAATCCATGGTCTGCAGGAGAATGGAGAGAAGGCTTTGAGTGGTGCTGGGAGAgaggcagctggcactggggatggcagggacaccaatgccagggctctgggggcaGGAACAACAAGGCCCCGCAGCTGGCAAGCAGCGAggcctgtccctctgtcccaggagcagcattagcagcagcacagtgccctgCCCAAGGCTCTCCCATCAGGAGTTGTCCCTGCATGAAGGGGGaaaacccagccccaggcacagcctttctgtgccagcccttgtccccagcccgACCTCCCCACCACGTGTGCACTCACCGCTTGCCCAAGCAATACAGGGCCAGTGTTACCTGCTGGGGCCTTTTACAGCTGCCCCCATTGTGACATGTCCCCCATGTCACACATGTGTCACAgtacagcacagccaggccGGCCCCGCCCTTTGTCCTCAGCTCAGGTCAGCCAGTGAGAGAGACCCTGGTGTACTTAGAAATTCAGTGTAACTTGTAAAAATGGTAAATGGGGAAGAAGGTACAGTAACCCTTCTTCTGCTAAAACCTGCTATTGGCATAAGATTCATGAGCAACTGTGAAGAAACCTGCCTTAGCCCTAACTAATGCACACCTGCCTTGCAGAAAATCTGTGCTGATCAGCTCCCTGGCATTTCTGAAGTCCTTCAGGGacctcagtgaaaaaaaaataaaataaacagaattgaAGAAAAGGACTTGGTATATAAAGTTCTTGTTCTTGGGAAGCACCAAACACATATAAATGACAATGGGGAGCTTGGCAGTGGTTAAACACTCGCGGGGAGTCCTCCATGCTTGCCGTTTGGATCATGAAAACAAAGCTTGGAGATAGGAGAGTGCATGAACACACTTTAATAGAAGAGGGGGATCTGTGAGGTGAGGCTTGGTGGCTGCCCCAGCACGGCTGGAAAATGGGCCTTGTAccatgccaggagctgctgcgtGCCCCAGGAAAAGGAGAATATTGCTCAGTAATTAAGAGGTGGCTCTCAGTCCACATGTAGGATTTAGCCTGGTGGGGGAAGCTCTTGGAGTCCCACTGGTTGTAAAGTGGCCCAGAGAAAAAGTTCTGCAGTCCCTTGTTGGAGCTAACTgtactttgggatttttttccccctgtccAGTACGTTGTGGAGTGCCATTCTACAGCTTTTGTCATCCAACAACTCTGTGTTTACTGAGATCAACTCACTTGTGCACTTGCTGTCTTCAGCATCAACCCTTCCAAGAGCAGCAGCCTCCCAGCCCCTTCTTCAGACACCACTGGTGTTACTGCTCCCTCTCAATTGCTGTCACATGCAAATCCATCCAGAGATGCTGAGAAATCAAATGTGTACCCTTCAAATTGGCCTTTCTGTACTGAGGATGGCCGAGTAGTTTCTATTTTCcccgaaaaaaaaaaatttccctttcaAAAAGATTTTTGACCAGGCATTTAACTACCCTTAAACAAGATATATTTTATCCTTATCAGTCACCCTCCTTTCATGGAGGAGAGGTGGTTGAAAATTGCAAACATCAGTTCCCATTAACTAAACACTAGGCCCATGAAGGAAACAGACAATTAGAAGGATAActttttcttcatggaaaagaagtggaggagcagagaaaaaaaatacagaaagtagacaaagcaaagaaaaattgaagcaaagaaaaaattaaagcaattttgcatgattttatgttaattttcctttaatagGCAAAGATAGCATTTAATAGGAAGTTTCCCACAAGAAGCCTTTCACTAAAAACAGTCCCATTTCTCTTACTAAATGATTACACGTAAAtaggctttgttttctttaaactagtttatttatttgtgatCGAAGAGTTTAGTTTGGTATTCTCAATTAAACTGGCTTACGGCTTCATTCTTTTGTGCTTCACAGCTCTGGAATTAACGGatctaaaaatcaaattacaacGTGAGAACCACAGAAAAATTTATCCTAGCAAGAAACTGAACCAACCAATTGACATGCACTCATAAATACGAGAATATCCTTCCACCTTTGCAATAAAACGGCAGTGTTGCCTATTACCACCTGTAAAAGGTGCACTTTGCTTCCAggcttgctgctttttctgaagCATGAGCATGACAGCATCTGCTTGCTTCCCAACCCCTTGTGTACCAGGCCTCTGAGAGAGCGTTCCTTTCTTCTGCTCCAGAAAAAGTTTCCCAGCACCATGGCAAGGTGGTCTGCATTGGAAAGATGCATTTTGTGTGACCAGTTCCAGATAGGTTGGTCTGTCTATTTGCGTATAAACTGCCACAGAGACTGCAGTGATGAACCACTGCCAAAGAGTCACAGGCTGGTGCTGTTGGCCTTCCCCCTGATTCCTGCCCATCAATCCTCAGCCCATCAGCCCCATCACTAAGCTCTAGACAGTTGGAACCCCCTGACACAGATGGTGACCCCAGCAGCACTCCATccttgcctgtccctgctgcaaggTTACAGATACATAAAACAGAGGGTGCTTATTGGAGAGAGTCATAGGGCAGGCAgtttgggaagtctgtaccTTCCGAGTACCTCAGGCagtgggggaaggaagaggatgATGCAAATGGGAATCAAGATAAAAAAGGAGTCGGCACCCTTGTCGTGGTTCCCAGCAATTGGAGACAGCCCATGGTAAATGTCCCATGGTCTCTCCCTTAATTTGCATGACATTTCAGGACTCCCCTTGGTCATTTCCAGACATAAACCTCTTGTGTAGAGAAAGTTTTTCCTCACAGGGAGACACCCTAATCCTTCATGGACCATTGTCAAGCTCTTCCCTGGTCTCTCGCACATCAAGAAGCCCGTGCCTCGCTGCTGCTCGGATCTCCCAGGGCTCTCTCTCTGCCGGCCACactccagagctcccagctccagctggcagggccTCAGcgccctgtgccctgtgccccgACGGCCACACCAGGCCCTGCTTGCTGCCCTCatggtggccctgctggccccagggctctgcaggggctctgCGGGGGCACCTTCCTGCGGCCTTTCAGCCCCTGCCAGGCCCAGCCCAgacctgcccagggctgtgtccgagggcctgcagggacagcaccaggcCCAGCGGCTTCCACTGACCCAGGGCGGCCTTAGGCTGCCCATGGGCAACAAATTCTGggctctgaggctgctgagggCCTGGCCCAcgctgcccacagcagctgtggctgccccagccccggcagTGATCccaggggccaggctggacggggcttggagcaaccttTGTTCTAGTTCAAGGACACTGTACACAGGCCCAGACTCACAACCTGTGAGATTTACCAATATCATCAGTCTCTCTGAGATCATTTAACTCTTGCACCATGCAGA
This genomic interval from Catharus ustulatus isolate bCatUst1 chromosome 4, bCatUst1.pri.v2, whole genome shotgun sequence contains the following:
- the LOC122149389 gene encoding inositol 1,4,5-trisphosphate receptor-interacting protein-like 1, whose protein sequence is MDSWVLWFLLLQGVLQYPQPVGDGFDEATRLQMEARAKLQEEVKMRLEQELEQLVLTQGVWGWEDLLCSALQPWQLWAIAGLLLVPLVLWNMWRKRSMRREVPQEENNGGNEEDVRNVGENEGGAGNEDIGVGNAGEEGDEDNVVHGEEDMNDDVNAQEGNNAAANEDGDSGNESDEDDLADNIGRMVMERIQWPVQDLPRGCLTTSHLMESFAIYFRRVLSDSFYPVLQEAIGVGSEFEGWSPREQDAVYQVLVPMTPPRGHSFHLELDTAGQRQVRNFRVRVQQECTCGSAQQGKNMLCFLHHPEEELSRNQDPSLLDTLCTDSYLDVHKTSRWFYQLVRAVWPALHQSHNWHLVPLPSRRSCQFKVTDGRGSIRIEMLFGVRQGDSDIFVSSEPREAYTSSTIWPESYAVAEVKFFHYIAFRAPHDSLHLKCLQFFTCLQLGLGFSTYTIKTIVMHLLSVVPVSKWRRRHFVRRLLDISEGLRACVQARRLNHFILGNRRLPEVINLPAEILTASLCNLFHDLERDPVAYSQAMSQYTDLYWWLKRIINNEE